The genomic window GGCCTTGCCATCGCCCTGGCCGCGGGTGATCTGAGCCCGCTTCTGGGCCTCGGCGATCAGTACCGTCTTCTCGCGGTCGGCCCGCGAGCGAATGCGCTGCGAGATCTCGGCACCCTGGGCCCGAAACTCGCGCGCCTCGCGCTCACGCTCGGTCCTCATGCGGGCGTAGATGGCCTCGCTGTTGGCTTCCGGCAGGTCGGCC from Alphaproteobacteria bacterium includes these protein-coding regions:
- a CDS encoding protease modulator HflC encodes the protein ADLPEANSEAIYARMRTEREREAREFRAQGAEISQRIRSRADREKTVLIAEAQKRAQITRGQGDGKAVRIFAQAFGKDPEFFNFYRTMEAYRESLSGDDTTLVLSPDSEFFSFIRSVTGKPGPAPEGQ